The Aureitalea marina genome includes a window with the following:
- a CDS encoding 3'-5' exonuclease, which translates to MFLEIQKFRDQGYSWNEMCILTRKKDQGIKVSSFLMEQGIPIVSGESLLLKSSKEVEMLINLLRVAINPNNKQAKFEALSYLSDGLESHADKHHFVLDGLETDGSGLENLLQENGFNLPWVAMSELPLFEFFQACISGLQLALTSDAFTIEFMEMVWAFSIRPPNGKMDFLDHWENGKEKFSLNSSVGSDAVQIMTIHKSKGLEFPIVIFPWADMKIEDYRDHKIWVPNPLPCESIDQILIKFNKGIKEYSEEIAEIYDQEIAKAQLDNLNLVYVALTRAIDQLSIITEDHGPMKDRPSYTGEYFRDYLVSQDMWEDHKQWFQIGQAARESIPSVKTSVPEADIKVPSGGLLFDRIHLASGRAKLWNTETEASIRWGNLVHDTLSRIETQADLNLALDFAEQEYKLDRQEINILKDHILRVIHHDELVHFFDGGDEILNEREIYTAAGHSLRPDRVNIHKEKYVSIIDYKTGSPDKNHRDQVREYGKALEEIGFKVRERIVIYTNSEGVLINKE; encoded by the coding sequence GTGTTTCTAGAAATACAAAAGTTTAGGGATCAAGGGTATTCATGGAATGAGATGTGTATCCTGACCAGGAAGAAAGACCAGGGAATAAAAGTTTCTTCCTTTCTGATGGAACAGGGAATTCCTATAGTTTCGGGAGAATCCCTTCTACTTAAAAGTTCCAAGGAGGTCGAAATGCTGATCAACCTGTTAAGAGTGGCGATCAACCCAAATAACAAACAAGCCAAATTTGAGGCCCTATCCTATTTGTCTGATGGATTGGAAAGCCATGCGGACAAACATCATTTTGTTTTGGATGGCTTGGAAACTGATGGCTCTGGCTTGGAGAATTTACTTCAGGAAAATGGTTTCAACTTGCCGTGGGTCGCTATGTCGGAGCTCCCGCTTTTTGAATTCTTTCAGGCTTGTATATCCGGTCTTCAGCTAGCGTTAACATCAGATGCTTTCACGATCGAATTTATGGAGATGGTCTGGGCCTTCTCGATTAGGCCCCCTAACGGGAAAATGGATTTTCTGGATCATTGGGAGAATGGTAAGGAGAAGTTCTCACTGAATAGCTCAGTAGGGTCTGATGCCGTGCAAATCATGACCATTCACAAGTCCAAAGGCTTGGAATTCCCAATAGTGATCTTTCCTTGGGCTGATATGAAGATTGAAGATTACCGAGATCATAAGATCTGGGTGCCGAATCCCTTGCCTTGTGAATCGATAGACCAAATACTGATCAAATTCAATAAGGGCATCAAGGAATACTCCGAAGAAATTGCCGAAATATACGACCAGGAAATAGCCAAGGCCCAATTGGACAATTTGAATCTTGTTTATGTAGCCCTGACCCGTGCAATTGATCAACTGTCCATTATCACAGAAGATCACGGGCCCATGAAGGACAGGCCTTCGTATACAGGAGAATATTTCAGGGACTATTTGGTTTCTCAAGACATGTGGGAAGACCACAAACAATGGTTTCAAATAGGACAGGCGGCTAGGGAAAGCATTCCGTCTGTCAAAACCTCAGTCCCAGAAGCTGATATTAAGGTGCCTTCTGGCGGTTTACTGTTTGATCGGATACATTTGGCAAGTGGGCGCGCCAAACTTTGGAATACAGAAACAGAAGCTTCTATCAGGTGGGGAAATCTGGTTCACGATACCCTCTCCCGCATCGAGACCCAAGCAGATCTGAACCTGGCTTTAGACTTTGCAGAACAGGAATACAAATTGGATCGCCAGGAAATCAACATCCTGAAAGACCATATCCTGAGGGTGATTCATCACGATGAGTTGGTACACTTCTTCGATGGTGGGGACGAAATCCTGAACGAACGCGAAATCTACACCGCCGCCGGCCACAGCCTAAGGCCCGATAGGGTGAACATTCACAAAGAAAAATATGTGAGCATAATCGACTACAAGACCGGGTCACCAGACAAGAACCATCGGGATCAGGTCCGAGAATATGGGAAAGCATTGGAAGAAATTGGATTTAAGGTCAGGGAACGAATCGTTATATACACCAATTCTGAAGGAGTTTTGATCAATAAGGAGTAA
- a CDS encoding alpha/beta hydrolase family protein has protein sequence MKIQLNQVLNKWGKRPVLWDSYWPSEEQTELITIFCHGYKGFKDWGGWHLVAEEFALSGMPFIKFNFSHNGGTIDQPVDFPDLDAFAENNYSLEMADLQRMIMMINERYGARRIALVGHSRGGGITLLKAAEEDQVKKVITWAGVSDFKVRFQVGSPEFELWREKGITHIENTRTGQFLPHNWQFYEDFMENEARLTISRAVRQLQIPQLIIHGSDDPTVNLSEAHAIHSWNSNSKLEIIPGADHVFGMQHPWKKEELPAHMKDTVALTKDFIINA, from the coding sequence ATGAAAATACAGCTGAACCAGGTTCTGAATAAATGGGGTAAACGGCCTGTCCTTTGGGACAGTTACTGGCCATCCGAAGAACAAACAGAGTTGATTACCATCTTTTGCCACGGCTATAAAGGCTTCAAGGACTGGGGAGGTTGGCATCTGGTTGCGGAAGAATTCGCTCTTTCTGGAATGCCCTTTATCAAGTTTAATTTCTCTCACAATGGAGGTACGATAGATCAGCCAGTCGATTTTCCAGACTTAGACGCATTTGCGGAGAACAATTACAGTCTCGAAATGGCAGATCTTCAACGGATGATCATGATGATCAATGAAAGATATGGGGCCCGCCGGATAGCACTCGTCGGGCACAGCCGGGGTGGTGGCATCACCCTCCTAAAAGCTGCTGAAGAAGACCAGGTCAAAAAAGTCATTACCTGGGCCGGAGTAAGTGATTTTAAAGTCAGATTCCAGGTAGGATCTCCAGAGTTTGAGCTCTGGCGTGAAAAAGGCATTACTCACATAGAAAATACGCGTACCGGCCAATTTTTACCTCATAACTGGCAGTTTTACGAGGATTTTATGGAAAACGAAGCTCGATTGACCATTTCTCGTGCAGTACGTCAATTACAAATACCTCAACTAATCATTCATGGCAGTGACGACCCAACTGTCAATTTGTCTGAAGCACATGCCATCCATAGTTGGAACAGCAATAGTAAGCTGGAAATTATCCCTGGTGCGGATCACGTATTCGGGATGCAACATCCCTGGAAAAAAGAAGAGCTACCCGCCCATATGAAGGACACGGTAGCTCTTACTAAAGACTTTATTATTAACGCTTAG
- the kbl gene encoding glycine C-acetyltransferase — translation MYGKIQAHLSQELDQIREQGLFKEERIITSQQGAEITVSTGESVINFCANNYLGLSAHPEVIQAAKDTLDSHGFGMSSVRFICGTQDIHKELEEKIADFYQTEDTILYAAAFDANGGVFEPLLGPEDAIISDSLNHASIIDGVRLCKAARYRYANNNMEDLEKQLQAANENGARFKIIVTDGVFSMDGLLAPLDKICDLADQYDALVMIDECHAAGFIGDTGRGTLEEKGVMGRIDIITGTLGKALGGAMGGYTTGKKEIIEMLRQRSRPYLFSNSLAPAIVGASIKVFDMLKNDTSLRDRLSENTAYFKNGMMKAGFDIVDGDSAIVPVMLYDAKLSQVMADKLLEEGIYVIGFFYPVVPKGKARIRVQLSAAHTKAHLDRAINAFIKVGRELGVIQN, via the coding sequence ATGTACGGTAAAATACAAGCCCACCTTAGCCAGGAACTGGATCAAATCCGGGAACAGGGATTATTCAAGGAAGAACGCATTATCACGTCCCAACAAGGAGCAGAGATCACTGTGTCTACCGGCGAAAGTGTGATCAACTTTTGCGCAAATAACTATTTGGGATTATCTGCCCACCCCGAGGTAATACAGGCGGCTAAGGATACCCTGGATTCCCACGGGTTTGGTATGTCTTCAGTTCGGTTCATCTGCGGAACCCAAGACATTCATAAAGAACTGGAGGAAAAGATCGCAGATTTCTATCAGACTGAAGATACTATTCTTTATGCTGCTGCCTTTGATGCCAATGGTGGGGTCTTCGAACCTTTGTTAGGTCCTGAAGATGCGATCATCTCCGATTCTCTTAACCATGCCTCCATCATTGATGGGGTCAGGCTGTGTAAGGCTGCGCGCTACAGATATGCCAACAACAATATGGAAGATCTGGAGAAACAACTCCAGGCCGCCAATGAGAATGGCGCTCGTTTCAAGATCATTGTCACCGATGGCGTATTCTCCATGGATGGTCTTCTGGCTCCACTGGACAAGATTTGTGACCTGGCGGACCAGTATGACGCCCTGGTTATGATCGATGAATGCCATGCTGCTGGATTTATAGGGGATACCGGACGTGGCACCCTAGAGGAAAAAGGTGTAATGGGGAGGATAGACATCATTACAGGAACCTTGGGCAAGGCCCTTGGTGGAGCAATGGGTGGTTACACCACCGGCAAAAAAGAGATCATCGAGATGCTCAGACAACGATCGCGACCTTATTTATTCTCTAACTCGCTGGCCCCCGCAATAGTAGGAGCATCTATTAAGGTGTTCGATATGTTAAAAAATGACACCTCTTTAAGAGATCGTTTGTCAGAAAATACTGCATATTTTAAGAATGGGATGATGAAAGCTGGGTTCGATATAGTAGATGGTGACTCTGCCATAGTACCCGTTATGCTTTATGATGCTAAGCTTTCGCAGGTTATGGCCGATAAATTACTGGAAGAGGGTATCTATGTGATCGGATTCTTTTATCCGGTTGTTCCAAAAGGAAAAGCCCGGATCAGAGTGCAGTTGTCAGCGGCACATACAAAGGCACATTTGGACCGTGCAATTAACGCCTTTATTAAGGTAGGACGGGAACTGGGCGTTATCCAGAACTAG
- a CDS encoding PD-(D/E)XK nuclease family protein, with translation MPSFLQDVVDQTLQLYHNWEDLIFVLPSKRAGNFLKQEIRSRYQQTGFAPTILSIEDFIQHVADLKLIDPTVLNYRAYQAYLTLENPPKKESFEQFSGWAPALISDLNEMDRYCLDTTSFFSNLSSIKAMERWNLEEESTEFVNNYMAFWQSIPSLYENLTSTLLSEKTGYQGLIYRKASEDIEHYINANLDKPHIFMGFNALNTSEQIIITELLQHNMGHIFWDMDQYFLDRKEHMATSFFRKYQLEWNFYQDKEPEVLHRSFEEPKSIRLNKSETHLGQVYQVAQILSQLSPDEIRSTAVVLADEQLLMPLLHAIPKEIDQINVTMGAPLSIFPITDLFRLLLLIQQQNSASLYHKHLDALLNHSAISSFLKNTDRLNQKIKEQNLAYVQLDSLLQWSDPLDVDTLQLMLSPWKETTSALDSCLELLEILRLNAPPGEIIRTSAYGLYRLFLHLKHLDEELSYLKEISGLHKLFLELARTRQIDFESNAFQGLQVMGLLETRCLDFERVLLLSVNEGILPSGKSQSSFLTYDLKKEYELPTQYEKDAVYAYHFYRLLFRAKEVDLFYVEQTEGLGSMEKSRFLRQLELDPPTQHHIEHLQLTTSIDIKPPEPKQVEKSSSLNLRLEEIARKGFSPSSLTNYIRNPLEFYAQRVLRIRELEEVEETVAYNTLGNVVHNSLENLYKPWIGRQLEPRGLTDMLSRVTPEVKTQFEQCFKQGDTDQGMNLIIYQVAIRYVEQLIKADIALLNKGNNLEIVSLEEELEMELNLPHITYPVRIYGKADRIDLFNGDIRIVDYKTGAVEPADLKVKEWAELIEDYKYAKAFQVLCYALMLKEKKGILANTSGIISFKRMSYDFMPFKDSTGSSTITDQILTQYEEVLQQLIAEIMDKDIHFVEKQVH, from the coding sequence ATGCCAAGTTTCCTTCAGGATGTCGTAGATCAAACCCTACAACTTTATCACAATTGGGAAGACCTCATTTTCGTTCTTCCCAGTAAGCGCGCTGGTAATTTCTTAAAGCAGGAGATAAGGTCCCGATACCAGCAGACTGGATTTGCCCCGACCATCCTAAGCATAGAGGATTTCATACAGCATGTTGCGGATCTGAAACTGATCGACCCTACAGTGCTTAACTATCGGGCCTATCAAGCTTATCTCACTCTAGAAAATCCTCCTAAGAAAGAAAGCTTTGAACAATTCAGCGGTTGGGCTCCTGCCCTGATCAGCGATCTGAACGAAATGGATCGTTACTGCCTGGACACCACATCTTTTTTTTCAAACCTGAGTAGTATCAAGGCTATGGAACGCTGGAACCTGGAGGAAGAATCTACTGAGTTCGTCAACAACTATATGGCCTTTTGGCAAAGCATCCCCAGTCTATATGAAAATTTGACCTCTACCCTGCTCTCAGAGAAAACGGGATATCAGGGTCTGATCTATCGCAAGGCATCTGAGGACATAGAACACTATATAAATGCCAACCTGGACAAGCCCCATATCTTCATGGGGTTTAACGCCCTGAATACATCAGAACAGATCATTATCACAGAACTGCTGCAGCACAATATGGGTCACATATTTTGGGATATGGACCAGTACTTTCTGGACAGGAAGGAACATATGGCAACCTCCTTCTTTAGGAAATACCAACTGGAATGGAACTTCTATCAGGATAAAGAGCCCGAAGTCCTTCACCGTTCATTTGAAGAACCCAAATCCATCAGACTGAATAAAAGTGAAACCCATCTGGGCCAGGTGTACCAAGTGGCCCAGATTCTTTCCCAACTAAGTCCAGATGAGATTCGATCTACAGCAGTAGTTCTGGCCGATGAGCAGCTCCTAATGCCATTGCTGCATGCCATACCTAAAGAGATCGATCAGATCAATGTCACAATGGGAGCACCACTGTCCATTTTCCCCATCACCGATCTGTTCCGACTCCTCTTACTCATTCAGCAACAAAATTCGGCCAGTCTTTATCACAAGCACCTGGACGCCTTGCTCAACCATTCTGCGATCAGTTCCTTCCTAAAGAACACAGACCGCCTTAATCAGAAAATCAAAGAACAGAACCTGGCCTATGTGCAATTGGACTCTCTTTTGCAGTGGTCGGACCCTTTGGATGTTGACACGCTCCAGCTAATGCTCTCCCCCTGGAAAGAGACTACTTCAGCTCTGGACAGCTGCTTGGAATTGCTGGAAATTCTCAGATTGAACGCACCTCCGGGTGAAATTATAAGGACCAGTGCCTATGGCCTATATCGACTATTCCTTCATTTAAAACACCTGGACGAAGAGCTTTCCTATCTGAAGGAGATCTCCGGCTTGCACAAACTGTTCCTCGAACTGGCTAGAACACGGCAGATCGATTTTGAGAGTAATGCCTTCCAAGGGTTACAAGTAATGGGGCTTTTAGAGACGCGTTGCCTGGATTTTGAACGGGTTCTATTACTGTCGGTGAATGAAGGAATATTGCCTTCGGGGAAAAGTCAGAGTTCTTTTTTGACTTATGACCTCAAGAAGGAATACGAGCTGCCTACTCAGTATGAAAAAGATGCTGTGTATGCCTATCATTTTTATAGGTTGTTGTTCCGGGCCAAAGAGGTCGATCTTTTCTATGTGGAACAAACAGAAGGACTAGGCAGTATGGAAAAAAGTCGATTCTTACGCCAGCTGGAATTAGACCCCCCTACTCAACATCACATAGAACATCTGCAGCTGACCACCTCTATCGATATTAAACCCCCTGAGCCCAAGCAAGTGGAGAAAAGCAGTAGCTTGAACCTGCGTCTTGAAGAAATCGCCCGAAAAGGATTCTCCCCTTCTTCACTGACAAACTATATCAGGAACCCTTTGGAGTTTTATGCCCAAAGAGTATTAAGAATAAGGGAATTGGAGGAAGTTGAAGAGACAGTGGCTTACAATACCCTGGGCAATGTTGTTCACAATAGCCTTGAAAATCTATATAAACCATGGATCGGACGGCAACTGGAACCACGAGGACTGACAGACATGTTAAGCAGAGTAACCCCCGAGGTGAAGACGCAATTTGAACAATGCTTTAAACAGGGAGATACAGACCAGGGAATGAATCTGATCATCTACCAGGTTGCTATTCGGTATGTTGAACAATTGATCAAGGCTGATATAGCCCTATTGAACAAAGGAAATAACCTTGAGATCGTTTCCCTGGAAGAAGAACTTGAAATGGAGCTAAACCTTCCTCACATTACGTATCCGGTTCGGATATATGGTAAAGCTGATCGAATCGATCTATTCAACGGAGATATTCGCATAGTGGATTATAAGACGGGAGCGGTAGAACCCGCCGACCTGAAAGTCAAGGAATGGGCAGAGTTAATCGAAGATTATAAGTACGCCAAAGCCTTTCAGGTTCTATGTTATGCCTTAATGCTCAAGGAAAAGAAAGGGATACTAGCTAATACATCTGGCATTATCTCCTTCAAACGAATGAGCTATGACTTTATGCCATTTAAGGACAGTACCGGCTCCTCAACCATTACCGACCAGATTTTGACTCAATATGAAGAGGTTCTGCAGCAACTGATCGCGGAAATTATGGATAAGGATATTCATTTTGTCGAAAAACAAGTTCATTGA
- a CDS encoding UvrD-helicase domain-containing protein yields the protein MDSSGPSPNIFIYDASAGSGKTFTLVREYLTELLISKNPSFFRHILAITFTNKATAEMKNRIISTLIDLSWIEPKDPPAMLEELIESTGLDRSKIKSRARSILEHLLRNYGMFSVETIDSFNHRLLRTFASDLKLPGQFEVSLDTEDLLLMAVDRLIDKVGEERVLTDLLIEFALEKTESDKSWDVGYDLFNSSKILAKDKEQESLESLLSNSLTELLEYRQALLDRVAGLRRLIQANGEGIMEMFRQKDIERLNFTRGYIFDFYQKLAEGNTDMNLQTKWLQNLESQDPYTSKQKQEIKDLVDGLMPDVISTYHATRPLIIELRFLENILSNFIPIAVLKLIDNEIQGLEKELQILPIYKFNRIIGSKIKDQPSPFIYERLGERYRKFMIDEFQDTSFLQWQNLIPLIENALSQQYTDGTFGQLTLVGDAKQSIYRWRGGLPEQFIELDQTNIPFQGAMVQMSHLPRNYRSRDQIIDFNNGFFTHTSGFLSYMAYQELYRTGNRQETNKRPGDVFASDS from the coding sequence ATGGATAGCAGCGGCCCGTCTCCCAACATTTTTATCTACGATGCTTCGGCCGGGAGCGGCAAGACCTTTACCCTGGTCAGGGAATACCTCACAGAGCTACTAATAAGCAAGAATCCATCATTCTTCCGGCACATTCTGGCAATCACCTTTACCAATAAGGCGACTGCAGAGATGAAGAACAGGATTATTTCCACCTTGATAGATCTGAGCTGGATCGAGCCAAAGGATCCTCCTGCCATGCTAGAGGAACTAATTGAATCAACTGGCCTGGATCGTTCAAAAATCAAAAGTAGGGCCCGTTCAATACTGGAACACTTGCTTCGCAACTATGGCATGTTCAGTGTAGAGACCATAGACAGTTTTAACCATCGTTTGCTGCGTACTTTTGCTAGTGACCTCAAGCTACCTGGACAATTTGAGGTGAGCCTGGACACCGAGGATTTGCTCCTTATGGCTGTCGATCGATTGATCGATAAGGTAGGCGAGGAAAGGGTTTTGACCGACCTTTTGATCGAATTTGCCTTGGAGAAAACCGAATCTGACAAATCCTGGGATGTTGGATATGATCTTTTCAATTCTTCCAAGATCCTGGCAAAGGATAAAGAGCAAGAATCGCTGGAATCGCTGCTGAGCAATAGCCTGACGGAATTGCTTGAGTATCGCCAAGCGCTTTTAGATCGTGTAGCCGGACTTCGCAGACTCATCCAAGCAAATGGTGAAGGAATCATGGAGATGTTCCGTCAGAAGGATATCGAGCGCTTGAATTTTACCCGCGGATACATTTTCGATTTCTATCAGAAGCTGGCAGAAGGTAATACAGACATGAACCTTCAAACCAAGTGGCTGCAAAACCTCGAGTCTCAAGACCCATATACATCAAAGCAAAAACAAGAAATAAAAGATCTTGTAGATGGGCTAATGCCAGACGTCATCTCCACCTACCATGCCACCCGACCGCTTATCATTGAACTCCGCTTTTTGGAGAATATTTTGTCCAACTTTATTCCGATTGCCGTTCTAAAATTGATCGACAATGAGATTCAAGGGCTGGAGAAGGAGCTACAGATTCTACCTATATATAAATTCAACCGTATCATAGGATCTAAAATAAAAGACCAGCCGTCTCCCTTTATTTATGAACGACTGGGTGAACGCTACAGAAAGTTTATGATCGATGAATTTCAAGACACCTCTTTCCTGCAGTGGCAAAATCTTATTCCGCTCATCGAAAATGCACTTTCACAGCAATATACAGACGGAACTTTTGGTCAGCTAACCCTGGTTGGGGATGCCAAGCAGTCCATTTACCGATGGCGAGGTGGATTACCTGAACAATTCATTGAATTGGACCAGACCAACATCCCTTTCCAGGGAGCAATGGTCCAAATGAGTCATTTACCTAGGAATTATCGGAGCCGGGATCAAATTATCGACTTTAACAATGGTTTCTTTACCCATACCTCCGGATTCCTCTCCTACATGGCTTACCAAGAGCTATACAGAACAGGGAATCGGCAAGAAACGAATAAAAGGCCGGGGGATGTGTTCGCATCGGATTCCTGA
- a CDS encoding OmpA family protein, whose product MKHLNSFLVAALLVLGVGVANAQDQNNPWAIGIEFNAVDTYPVGISNSGRLPAATKGTFFDEYFNVNDHWNMIPSVSRVSVGRYIGSGLTFTAAGSMNRINKVGDFRADDLSYYSVDGEIKYAFRDVLNSGWFDPFLGIGGGYTWVDDIGFGTANGIVGIRWWLGDNWAINTQSTYKHAFEDSYGIIHFQHSAGVMFTFGGTDTDGDGIYDYEDECPETPGLPEFNGCPDSDGDGIEDRNDACPNTPGLAEFNGCPDTDGDGIPDPQDACPNQPGPAEFNGCPDSDGDGVPDNVDQCPNEPGPAANNGCPWPDRDGDGVPDKDDMCPDTVGTVANQGCPEITMEVRNALSAYAKTILFDTGKTTLKESSMAVLDNAVAILKQYPLSRFYIDGHTDSVGRAESNQTLSEGRASAVVAYMIEKGIASNRLVARGFGEDRPIASNNTREGRRTNRRTEIILIED is encoded by the coding sequence ATGAAACATCTTAACAGTTTTTTAGTTGCTGCCCTCCTGGTATTGGGAGTAGGTGTTGCAAATGCTCAGGATCAAAATAATCCCTGGGCTATCGGCATAGAATTCAACGCTGTTGATACTTACCCTGTAGGCATTAGCAATAGCGGGAGACTTCCAGCCGCGACTAAAGGTACGTTCTTCGATGAATACTTTAATGTGAACGACCACTGGAATATGATTCCTTCGGTTTCCAGAGTATCGGTTGGTCGATACATCGGAAGTGGGCTGACTTTCACTGCAGCAGGATCCATGAACCGTATTAACAAAGTTGGGGATTTCCGTGCTGACGACCTGAGCTACTACTCAGTCGATGGAGAAATCAAGTACGCATTCAGAGATGTTCTCAATTCAGGATGGTTTGATCCATTCTTAGGTATTGGTGGTGGTTATACCTGGGTTGATGATATCGGATTTGGTACTGCTAACGGTATCGTAGGTATTCGCTGGTGGCTTGGAGACAACTGGGCCATCAATACACAGAGTACCTACAAGCATGCATTCGAAGATTCTTACGGAATTATCCACTTCCAGCACTCTGCTGGTGTGATGTTCACCTTCGGTGGAACTGACACTGACGGTGACGGTATCTACGATTACGAAGATGAGTGTCCTGAGACTCCTGGTCTTCCAGAATTCAACGGATGTCCTGATAGTGACGGTGACGGAATCGAAGATCGTAACGACGCTTGTCCAAACACTCCAGGTCTAGCTGAGTTCAACGGATGTCCTGACACTGATGGTGACGGTATCCCAGATCCTCAAGACGCTTGTCCTAACCAACCAGGTCCTGCCGAATTCAACGGATGTCCTGATAGTGACGGTGACGGCGTGCCAGATAACGTAGACCAGTGTCCAAACGAGCCAGGACCAGCCGCGAACAACGGATGCCCATGGCCAGATCGTGACGGTGACGGTGTGCCAGATAAAGATGATATGTGTCCTGACACTGTAGGTACTGTTGCTAACCAAGGTTGTCCAGAGATCACAATGGAAGTACGTAACGCTCTGAGCGCTTACGCTAAGACAATCCTGTTCGATACTGGTAAGACTACCTTGAAAGAATCTTCAATGGCTGTTCTTGATAACGCAGTTGCAATCCTGAAACAATATCCACTGTCTCGATTCTACATCGACGGTCACACGGATAGCGTAGGACGTGCAGAAAGCAACCAGACCCTGTCTGAAGGACGTGCGTCAGCTGTTGTTGCCTACATGATCGAGAAAGGAATCGCTTCCAACAGACTAGTTGCTCGCGGATTCGGTGAAGATCGTCCGATCGCCTCTAATAACACTAGAGAAGGACGTCGAACTAACAGACGTACAGAGATCATCCTGATCGAAGACTAA